In one Brassica oleracea var. oleracea cultivar TO1000 chromosome C9, BOL, whole genome shotgun sequence genomic region, the following are encoded:
- the LOC106317502 gene encoding DNA-directed RNA polymerase III subunit rpc6-like → MSTRRRPAAPRSSSSGMTENEKKILGFIRSKQGMGATKYEITAGTSIQQALVTKATTSLKKSKLIKEVSNKGGKHFLAVEFEPCKELQGGDWYVDGALDVSMIEDLKEICVNILERLKQKVVTLEVICSCFQKASRDEYKLSRDQTKVILDNLVLDNVIMEVKSNGSSEHSALRIGEVWYKLIGKKSGGGEARDGAFASIPCGACPHIGLCTPDGAISPTTCVYYQKWLDF, encoded by the coding sequence ATGAGTACACGAAGACGCCCAGCAGCGCCGAGATCATCGTCAAGTGGTATGACGGAAAACGAGAAGAAGATCCTAGGCTTTATACGTAGCAAGCAAGGCATGGGTGCAACTAAATACGAGATTACAGCAGGGACAAGCATCCAACAAGCCCTCGTAACAAAAGCCACCACTTCTCTCAAGAAGAGCAAACTCATCAAAGAGGTTTCAAACAAAGGGGGCAAACACTTTCTTGCAGTGGAGTTCGAGCCTTGTAAGGAGCTACAAGGTGGGGATTGGTACGTCGATGGAGCTCTTGACGTTTCCATGATCGAAGATCTCAAGGAGATTTGTGTCAATATACTGGAGAGGCTTAAGCAAAAGGTTGTTACACTTGAGGTTATATGTTCGTGTTTTCAAAAGGCTAGTAGAGATGAGTACAAGTTGAGTAGAGATCAGACTAAGGTGATACTCGATAACTTGGTTTTGGATAATGTTATCATGGAGGTGAAGAGCAATGGGTCGAGTGAGCATTCCGCTTTGAGAATCGGTGAAGTTTGGTATAAACTGATCGGTAAAAAATCAGGTGGTGGTGAAGCTAGAGATGGAGCTTTTGCTTCTATACCTTGTGGGGCTTGTCCACATATAGGGCTTTGTACACCTGATGGGGCCATCTCTCCAACAACATGTGTTTATTATCAGAAGTGGTTAGACTTTTAG
- the LOC106314140 gene encoding glutathione S-transferase T2-like translates to MNDNDVLKLAHEIYFNNQTKKFSLEHAWNELRNDQKWCELATSKTESSSKRRKFADGSHSGASSQVNECDAGVEGTSRPSGVKAAKARGKKPQVEGQDVSDYQLMWSIKKDDLAMKQQLSKMRVLEKLLAKENLADYEEDLKKKLINELM, encoded by the coding sequence ATGAATGACAATGACGTTCTAAAACTAGCCCACGAAATCTACTTCAACAACCAAACAAAGAAGTTCAGCCTTGAACATGCGTGGAACGAGCTCCGCAACGACCAGAAGTGGTGTGAGCTCGCTACCTCTAAAACTGAAAGTAGCTCCAAAAGGAGGAAGTTCGCTGACGGTTCGCATTCAGGAGCAAGCTCTCAAGTCAATGAATGCGATGCTGGTGTAGAAGGAACATCTCGTCCCTCTGGTGTTAAGGCTGCAAAAGCTCGTGGAAAGAAGCCGCAGGTTGAGGGGCAAGATGTGTCTGATTATCAGCTCATGTGGAGCATCAAGAAGGATGACTTGGCAATGAAGCAACAGCTCTCCAAGATGAGGGTACTTGAGAAGCTTCTTGCAAAGGAGAATCTAGCTGATTATGAAGAAGATCTCAAGAAAAAGCTTATAAATGAGTTAATGTAA
- the LOC106316271 gene encoding bidirectional sugar transporter SWEET12-like, producing the protein MAIFNTHNTWAFAFGLLGNLISFAVFLSPVPTFYRICKKKTTEGFQSLPYVMALFSAMLWLYYATQKKDVFLLVTINSFGCVIETIYIAIFVAFATKEARMLTVKLLLLMNFGGFFLILLLCQFLAKGTTRAKIIGGICVGFSVCVFAAPLSIIRTVIKTKSVEYMPFSLSLTLTISAVVWLLYGLALRDIYVAFPNVIGFVLGALQMILYVVFKYCKTPSDLVENELEAAKLPEVSINMLKLGTLVGSPEIAVNTVVRPVSMCVCNDKKAEAENGV; encoded by the exons ATGGCTATCTTCAACACTCATAACACATGGGCCTTTGCCTTCGGTTTGCTCG GAAACCTCATTTCCTTTGCTGTTTTCCTCTCTCCCGT GCCAACGTTCTATAGGATTTGTAAGAAGAAAACCACAGAAGGATTTCAATCTCTTCCGTATGTGATGGCGCTCTTCAGCGCGATGCTTTGGCTTTACTACGCTACACAGAAGAAAGATGTCTTCCTTCTCGTCACCATCAACTCCTTTGGTTGCGTCATTGAAACCATCTACATCGCCATATTCGTTGCCTTCGCCACCAAAGAAGCACGA ATGTTAACGGTGAAACTCTTGTTGCTAATGAACTTTGGAGGATTCTTTTTGATTCTCCTTCTCTGCCAATTCTTAGCAAAAGGAACCACACGTGCGAAGATCATCGGAGGAATCTGTGTCGGATTCTCTGTTTGCGTTTTCGCTGCGCCGCTTAGCATTATC AGAACGGTTATAAAGACAAAAAGTGTGGAGTACATGCCGTTTAGCTTATCCTTGACACTCACCATCAGTGCGGTCGTCTGGCTCCTTTATGGTCTTGCTCTTAGAGATATCTACGTTGCT TTCCCTAACGTGATTGGGTTTGTTCTCGGTGCACTTCAAATGATACTTTACGTGGTTTTCAAATACTGCAAAACGCCGTCGGATTTGGTGGAGAATGAACTCGAAGCTGCTAAGTTGCCGGAAGTGAGCATCAATATGTTGAAGCTAGGTACGCTAGTGGGATCTCCTGAAATAGCAGTCAACACAGTCGTGCGACCGGTGAGCATGTGTGTATGCAACGATAAGAAAGCTGAAGCTGAAAATGGAGTCTGA